In Candidatus Kerfeldbacteria bacterium, a single genomic region encodes these proteins:
- a CDS encoding glycosyltransferase family 2 protein yields the protein MNQVLISIIIPCYQAADTIEKTLDSIFKQTYPFLEVIAVDDGSTDQTLLVLKKYQNKITIIYQKNLGASAARNAGFKVSKGEYVLFCDADVVLTNTMISDMLSELSRNPRSAYCYSNFKFGFHTFDLFPFDANRLKKENYISTMSLIRRERFIGFDESLYKFQDWDLWKRMLERGDTGCWVNKRLFYAPMRAGGISSYSLTNIIKLIFRKITQFFS from the coding sequence ATGAATCAAGTTTTAATTAGTATTATCATTCCTTGTTATCAAGCGGCGGACACTATTGAAAAGACGCTTGATTCAATTTTCAAACAAACATACCCATTCCTAGAGGTAATTGCTGTCGATGATGGGTCTACTGATCAAACATTATTAGTTCTTAAAAAATATCAAAACAAAATTACGATTATTTATCAAAAAAATCTAGGCGCGTCAGCCGCTCGCAATGCAGGTTTTAAAGTATCAAAAGGTGAGTACGTGCTTTTCTGCGATGCAGATGTGGTACTGACTAATACAATGATTTCAGATATGCTGTCTGAATTATCTCGTAATCCACGCTCAGCCTATTGCTATTCAAATTTTAAATTTGGCTTTCATACATTTGATTTGTTTCCTTTTGATGCAAACCGTTTAAAAAAAGAGAATTACATAAGTACCATGTCATTAATTCGGCGGGAAAGGTTCATTGGATTTGATGAATCATTATATAAATTTCAAGATTGGGATTTATGGAAGCGGATGCTTGAGCGCGGGGATACCGGCTGCTGGGTTAATAAGCGATTGTTTTATGCACCAATGCGCGCAGGTGGTATTTCTTCATACTCACTAACCAACATTATTAAACTCATTTTTCGAAAAATTACTCAGTTTTTTAGCTAA